One stretch of Qingrenia yutianensis DNA includes these proteins:
- the rpmC gene encoding 50S ribosomal protein L29 yields the protein MKVNEIRDFADMELEQKLTELKAELFNLRFQLATNQLDNPKRVTEVKRTIAKIKTVLRERELKQSV from the coding sequence GTGAAAGTTAATGAAATCAGAGATTTTGCAGATATGGAATTGGAGCAGAAGCTCACAGAGCTTAAAGCCGAATTATTCAATTTGAGATTTCAGCTTGCTACAAACCAGCTTGACAATCCCAAAAGAGTAACAGAGGTTAAAAGAACGATTGCAAAAATAAAAACAGTCCTTCGCGAAAGAGAGTTAAAACAATCTGTTTAA
- the rplP gene encoding 50S ribosomal protein L16 produces the protein MLLPKRVKYRRVMRGRMTGKATRGNKVSHGEYGIQALEPAWITSNQIEAARIAMTRYIKRGGQVWIKIFPDKPVTEKPAETRMGSGKGSPEYWVAVVKPGRVMFEIGGISEDVAKEALRLAMHKLPVKCKIVSRQSQESDGDSSES, from the coding sequence ATGTTGTTACCTAAAAGAGTAAAATACAGAAGAGTTATGAGAGGTCGTATGACCGGTAAAGCAACAAGAGGAAATAAAGTAAGCCACGGCGAGTATGGTATTCAGGCTTTGGAACCCGCTTGGATTACAAGCAACCAGATTGAGGCTGCCAGAATTGCAATGACACGTTATATCAAAAGAGGCGGTCAGGTTTGGATTAAAATATTCCCCGACAAGCCGGTAACGGAAAAACCTGCTGAAACTCGTATGGGTAGCGGTAAAGGTTCACCCGAATACTGGGTAGCTGTTGTTAAACCGGGCAGAGTAATGTTTGAAATCGGCGGCATTAGTGAAGATGTTGCAAAAGAGGCGCTCCGTCTTGCTATGCACAAGCTTCCGGTAAAATGTAAAATTGTTTCCCGCCAATCTCAGGAAAGTGACGGTGATTCGAGTGAAAGTTAA
- the rpsQ gene encoding 30S ribosomal protein S17, giving the protein MERNYRKVRIGKVVSDKMDKTIVVAIEYNVKHSLYGKIVKRTYKLKAHDEEGVAKIGDKVKVMETKPISKDKRWRLVEILEKAQ; this is encoded by the coding sequence GTGGAACGTAATTACAGAAAAGTTCGTATAGGCAAAGTTGTAAGCGACAAAATGGACAAAACAATCGTTGTTGCCATTGAATACAACGTTAAACACAGCTTGTACGGCAAAATCGTTAAAAGAACTTATAAATTAAAAGCTCACGATGAAGAAGGCGTTGCAAAGATCGGCGATAAGGTTAAAGTTATGGAAACCAAACCTATTTCCAAAGACAAACGCTGGAGATTGGTTGAGATTTTAGAGAAAGCTCAATAA
- the rplV gene encoding 50S ribosomal protein L22 codes for MEQTVSSEARAKVSYARISSRKVKIVIDLIRNKSVGEALAILKFTPKAAAEIVEKLLKSAVANAENNHNMDVEKLYVAEIFANQGPTLKRVQPRAQGRAFRIRKRTSHITVVLKEKE; via the coding sequence ATGGAACAGACAGTTTCAAGCGAAGCAAGAGCAAAAGTTAGCTATGCTCGCATTTCTTCGAGAAAAGTTAAAATCGTTATTGATTTAATCAGAAACAAATCTGTCGGCGAGGCACTTGCAATTTTGAAATTCACACCCAAGGCTGCTGCCGAAATAGTTGAAAAACTTTTAAAATCTGCTGTTGCGAACGCAGAAAATAATCATAATATGGACGTTGAAAAACTTTATGTTGCCGAGATTTTCGCAAATCAGGGTCCGACATTAAAGAGAGTTCAGCCCAGAGCACAGGGCAGAGCGTTCAGAATAAGAAAAAGAACAAGCCATATTACTGTTGTATTGAAAGAGAAAGAATAA
- the rplN gene encoding 50S ribosomal protein L14, giving the protein MIQQQTLLKVADNTGAKEIMCIRVLGGSKRRFANIGDTIIASVKKATPGGVVKKGEVVKAVVVRSVKGLRRADGTYIKFDENAAVIIRDDKTPKGTRIFGPIARELREKEYMKILSLAPEVL; this is encoded by the coding sequence GTGATACAGCAACAAACTTTGTTAAAAGTTGCCGATAACACAGGTGCGAAAGAAATTATGTGCATCAGAGTGCTCGGCGGCAGCAAAAGAAGATTTGCCAACATTGGTGACACTATTATTGCTTCGGTTAAAAAAGCAACACCAGGCGGTGTTGTAAAAAAAGGCGAAGTTGTTAAAGCCGTTGTTGTAAGAAGCGTTAAAGGCTTAAGAAGAGCAGACGGCACATATATTAAATTTGATGAAAATGCGGCTGTTATAATCAGAGATGATAAAACTCCGAAAGGAACTCGTATATTCGGACCCATCGCCCGTGAATTAAGGGAAAAAGAGTATATGAAGATATTGTCTTTGGCACCCGAAGTTTTATAA
- the rplE gene encoding 50S ribosomal protein L5, translating to MASRLNAHYENEVKKALMEKFGYKSPMEIPKLEKIVINIGVGEAKDNSKALDAAVNDLALITGQAPVVTKARNSVANFKIREGMNIGCKVTLRKDKMYEFLDRLFNIALPRVRDFRGINPNSFDGRGNYSLGIKEQLIFPEIDYDKIDKIRGMDIIMVTTAKTDEEARELLTLMGAPFIRA from the coding sequence ATGGCAAGCAGATTAAATGCGCATTACGAAAACGAAGTTAAAAAAGCGCTTATGGAAAAATTCGGCTACAAAAGCCCGATGGAAATTCCTAAATTAGAAAAAATCGTTATAAATATCGGCGTCGGCGAAGCTAAAGACAACTCTAAAGCTTTGGACGCAGCGGTTAACGACCTTGCGCTTATCACAGGTCAGGCTCCCGTGGTAACAAAGGCACGCAATTCGGTTGCTAACTTTAAAATCAGAGAGGGTATGAATATCGGCTGCAAGGTTACACTCCGCAAAGATAAGATGTATGAGTTCCTTGACAGACTCTTCAATATCGCTCTTCCCCGTGTAAGAGACTTCAGAGGTATCAACCCCAACTCTTTCGACGGCAGAGGAAACTATTCTCTCGGTATTAAAGAGCAGCTCATATTCCCTGAAATCGATTACGATAAAATCGACAAAATCAGAGGTATGGACATTATTATGGTAACTACCGCAAAAACAGATGAAGAAGCACGCGAACTTTTAACACTTATGGGTGCTCCGTTCATCAGAGCGTGA
- the rpsC gene encoding 30S ribosomal protein S3 encodes MGQKVHPHGLRVGVIKDWDSKWYANKKDFGDNLVEDYKIRKFLKKSLFAAGIAKIEIERNDNKVRINIFSAKPGIIIGRGGAEKDKIKANVEKLINKNVIINIVEVKGAEANAQLVAENIAAQLERRISFRRAMKQCMQRAMKLGVKGIKTSVSGRLGGAEIARCEQYHEGTIPLQTLRADIDYGFYEADTTYGKIGVKVWIYKGEVLKSNKPSKPAAAKGEGGK; translated from the coding sequence TTGGGCCAAAAAGTACATCCGCACGGATTAAGAGTAGGCGTTATCAAAGATTGGGATTCCAAATGGTACGCTAATAAAAAAGACTTTGGTGATAATCTCGTAGAAGATTATAAAATCAGAAAGTTCCTTAAGAAATCACTTTTTGCTGCAGGTATTGCAAAAATTGAAATCGAAAGAAACGACAATAAAGTAAGAATTAACATTTTCTCGGCTAAACCCGGTATCATCATCGGCAGAGGCGGCGCAGAAAAAGACAAAATTAAGGCAAACGTAGAAAAACTCATCAATAAAAACGTTATTATCAATATCGTTGAGGTTAAAGGTGCTGAAGCAAACGCACAGCTCGTTGCAGAAAATATTGCTGCACAGCTTGAAAGACGTATTTCCTTCAGACGTGCTATGAAACAGTGTATGCAGAGAGCTATGAAGCTCGGCGTTAAAGGTATCAAAACCTCTGTTTCGGGACGTTTGGGCGGTGCTGAAATTGCAAGATGCGAACAGTATCACGAAGGTACTATTCCGCTTCAGACTTTGAGAGCCGACATTGACTACGGTTTCTATGAAGCTGATACAACTTACGGCAAAATCGGCGTTAAGGTTTGGATTTACAAAGGCGAAGTTCTTAAATCAAACAAACCCAGCAAGCCGGCTGCCGCTAAAGGCGAAGGAGGTAAATAA
- the rplX gene encoding 50S ribosomal protein L24: MRTKVHIKKGDDVIVLSGVDKGKKGKVLSVIPKERKVIVEGVNMATKHKKPKSQTDPGGIIHQEAPIYACKVMHVCNKCGKPTRIGHKILADGEKARVCKNCLEVFDN, encoded by the coding sequence ATGAGAACTAAAGTTCATATTAAAAAAGGGGACGACGTTATTGTTTTATCCGGTGTTGACAAAGGCAAAAAGGGTAAAGTTTTAAGCGTTATTCCCAAAGAAAGAAAAGTAATCGTTGAAGGCGTGAATATGGCTACAAAGCACAAAAAGCCCAAGAGCCAGACAGATCCGGGCGGAATTATCCACCAGGAAGCTCCGATTTATGCCTGCAAGGTTATGCACGTTTGCAACAAGTGCGGAAAACCGACTCGTATCGGTCACAAGATTTTGGCTGACGGCGAGAAGGCAAGAGTTTGCAAAAATTGCTTGGAAGTTTTTGATAACTAA